A genomic segment from Gavia stellata isolate bGavSte3 chromosome 4, bGavSte3.hap2, whole genome shotgun sequence encodes:
- the DYRK4 gene encoding dual specificity tyrosine-phosphorylation-regulated kinase 4: MLTEIVDKSSHVDAFSQSQLTVQERDHLGSNRVFHQKVSRGVLSLPHLEGQAKHGLVADTSNPPPLESSLPQITHKSLQNVLPSLQENRTRGNFSQFNLPDSLPEIDTTAQTKPSELESTSISVKLPMTASEALKNFRNQLTVYEQKEIFNYTELWFLGLEAKKIEGLLETQNNNCYDDEHGSYLKVLHDHIAYRYEVLEVIGKGSFGQVAKCLDHKTNELVALKIIRNKKRFHSQALVEVKILDALLKKDKDDTHNIIHMKEYFYFRNHFCISFELLGINLYELIKKNNFQGFSLSLIRHFTQCVLRCLQVLYQERIIHCDLKPENILLYHKGQGSVKVIDFGSSCYEHQRVYTYVQSRFYRSPEVILGHPYAMAVDMWSLGCIMAELYTGYPLFPGENEVDQLACIMEVLGLPPADFIQAASRKQTFFDSKGFPKSITNSKGKKRCPDSKDLSTVLKTHDAGFLDFLKGCLMWEPALRMTPDEAMKHAWIQEPKIYRAKQKTQSSRKLSDGSSSTPEKKKENIQNIWKDTADKVKSELAERLTPTVPSTGTAENDVQNTRKHVIPEKHLETQMEKPIKNYQAEHSGETVLPKNSLFFPPIK; the protein is encoded by the exons AAAGTCAGTCGTGGTGTTCTTTCCCTCCCACATCTGGAAGGTCAAGCAAAGCATGGTTTGGTTGCAGACACCTCAAACCCTCCCCCCCTTGAAAGCAGCCTGCCTCAGATAACACATAAGAGCTTGCAGAATGTCCTCCCCTCTCTTCAG GAAAACAGAACTCGAGGCAATTTTTCCCAATTTAATCTTCCAGACAGTCTTCCTGAAATTGATACTACAGCCCAGACAAAACCATCAGAACTGGAAAGCACCAGCATCAGTGTCAAACTGCCTATGACAGCTTCAG AAGCCTTGAAAAATTTTAGAAACCAGTTAACAGTCTAtgagcaaaaagaaattttcaattATACAGAGCTATGGTTTCTTGGGCTGGAAGCTAAAAAGATTGAAGGTTTGCTGGAAACCCAGAATAATAATTGTTACGATGATGAGCATGGTTCCTACTTAAAG GTTTTGCATGACCATATTGCGTACCGATATGAAGTGTTGGAGGTGATTGGGAAGGGGTCATTTGGGCAGGTGGCTAAATGCTTGGATCATAAAACCAATGAATTAGTGGCATTGAAAATAATAAGGAATAAGAAAAG ATTTCACAGCCAGGCTTTGGTAGAAGTGAAGATCCTTGACGCTCTCCTGAAGAAGGACAAAGATGATACTCACAATATCATCCACATGAAGGAATACTTCTACTTTCGCAATCActtctgtatttcctttgaACTGTTGGG AATAAATTTGTATGAGTTGATCAAAAAGAACAATTTCCAAGGTTTCAGTTTGTCTTTAATTCGACACTTCACTCAGTGTGTGCTGAGGTGTTTACAAGTGCTCTACCAGGAAAGAATCATTCACTGTGATCTGAAGCCT gaGAACATATTATTATACCACAAAGGCCAAGGTTCAGTTAAAGTTATTGATTTTGGATCAAGCTGCTATGAACACCAAAGAG TGTACACCTATGTTCAGAGCCGGTTTTATCGCTCGCCTGAAGTGATTCTTGGTCATCCTTATGCTATGGCTGTTGATATGTGGAGCTTAGGCTGTATCATGGCTGAGCTTTACACAGGCTACCCGTTGTTCCCAGGGGAAAATGAAGTTGACCAACTTGCCTGTATCATGGAG GTATTGGGTCTTCCACCAGCTGATTTTATCCAGGCTGCATCAAGAAAGCAAACGTTCTTTG ATTCCAAAGGTTTTCCTAAATCCATAACTaacagcaagggaaaaaagaggtgCCCAGACTCCAAGGATCTAAGCACAGTGCTGAAAACCCATGACGCTGGTTTCTTGGACTTTCTGAAAGGATGTCTAAT GTGGGAACCTGCCCTGCGCATGACTCCCGATGAAGCAATGAAGCATGCATGGATCCAGGAACCAAAAATATacagagcaaaacagaaaacacagtctTCACGGAAGCTGAGTGATGGCTCTTCCTCTacaccagaaaagaaaaaagagaatattc aaaatatctGGAAAGATACGGCTGACAAAGTGAAAAGTGAACTGGCTGAAAGACTGACTCCCACTGTGCCCTCCACAGGCACAGCAGAAAACGATGTGCAGAACACAAGGAAACATGTTATTCCAGAGAAACACTTGGAAACCCAAATGGAAAAGCCTATAAAAAATTATCAAGCGGAACACAGTGGTGAAACAGTTCTTccaaaaaattctctttttttcccaccaaTTAAGTAA